CGGCAAGCTTCGCGTCCTACTCGGAGAGTTGGGCTTGGGAGTCGGAATTCGTAGCTTCCGGACCCAACCAGGATGTAACCCATCGGTACGCTTCACTCCCTGATAGCTTCTACACGGCGACTCCGACCTCATTGACCGAGTGGGAAGCCACCCCTTGGGCTGGCTGGACGTACCTGGGTAGCATGGGCCCCTTGCGGTGGATGCAGCCATCCAGTACCCAGATTGACATAGACCTCGGCCTGGGCGACGGGGTGAACTTCACCTACATCAACACGTTGGGGAGCGACTGGATCGGAAACGGAACCTTCACGATCGCGGGGACCCCGTGGCTGGTGGAAGGCACGGTTCGCGCTATGACCATCGACGTTCGCATCGGGCGGTTGGCGTTCACTCCCGTTCCAGAGCCGTCCATGCTGCTCGCCATCGGCAGCGGCGTCCTCCTTATTGCTTGCCGTCTACGGCGAGGATAGACGTCGGGTACTCTGCATGCGTCCGGGGCGCCTTGGCAAGAGGCGCCCCGGAGCTCATGTTGCAGCATTCGGCGGGAGTATAGGTTGGTAAGCAATCTATCGATCCGCAAATTCCCCAGGCACCTTTGCCGGTTCCATAGGATCCAGGCAGAAGCCCGTCCCTTCCGCTTCCGATAATCCAAGGCGAGCCGTGTGAGTCGCGGTCGCCCGCGACCGTCGGCCATCAAGGAAGAGTGAGGGCAAACCGAGTTGAGCTTGCGTATCAACACCAACATCGCGGCGATGAACGCGCTGAGAAACCTCGGGACCACGGACGAGGCGATGGGGCGCACCATCGAGCGCCTTTCCACCGGACTCAGGATCAACCGAGGAGGAGACGACCCGGCGGGTCTCATCCACTCGGAGAGCCTACGTGCTCAGATACTGGGCCTCGAGCAGGCGGTCAAGAACTCGCAAGACGCGATCAACATGGTCAAGACCGCGGAGGCCGCACTCAACGAGGTCGCCACCCTGTTGCGAGGCACGCGCAATCTGGCCATTCACGCGCTCAACCGCGGAGTGGTAGACGATGTCCAGCTACGCGCGGACCAGGAGCAGATTCGGTCCACGATCATGAGCCTCAATCGGATTGCCGATGTGACCGCCTTCTCCGGGAAAAAGCTGTTCGACGGAACAGCCGGCGTGTCTGCGGCGGTTGTGAACTCCACGAACATCGCAGGCATCAACATTGGCAGCCTCTTTGGTGGCAGCCAAGTGGCAAGTGGCTCCATCACTGCGGCACTGGTCACTTCGGCCACACGCGCGACGCAGACCCTCACCACCACCTACGGCAGTCTGTCCAGCCTGGTTTCCGCGGGAACACTGGTGCTCAATGGCTACTCGATTCAGTCGAATGGCACTCAGACGCTGCAAGAGATATTGAACAGGATTAACGACCTGTCGGGGAATACAGGCGTTACGGCACAAGTAATCACGGCCAATGGCTCTTCCGTAGTTCAGCTCACTAACGTTACGTATGGCTCGAATTTCGGCATCACCCTCTACGACACGTCGAACCTGCTGATGAACTCTGGCACTGTGACCACGGCTGTCGGGACCGACGCCGTAGTGAGCGTAACGGTTCTCACCAGCCAGGGTGTGACTTCAGCACTGTTCACGGGCGGGCGAGGAAGCAGAGATTCCGGGCTACGGGTTAGCGATGGCGCAGGCAACGTCATAGTTTTGACCGAAGCTGGGAACACTGGCCTGGCGACCACAGGTGCGCTGATCGGAGCGCTGACCGCGGGCAGCGTCGCTTTCCAGGTGGGTGCGAACGCCGGGGAGCAGATGCGGCTCGCTCTCACCGACCTGCATGCCGCCAATCTCGGCACGGGGGTCGTGCCGGGCCGCAGCTTCGCCGACATAGACCTGACCACCGAACAGGGTGCGCAGGATGCCCTTGCCATCATTGACGCGGCCATTGAGCAGATCAGTACCCTGCGGGGACAGATTGGCAGCTTCCAGAGGGACGTGCTGGAAAGCAACGTACGCTCGCTCACCACTGCTAGGGAGAACCTGACTGCAACCGAGTCGAGCATCCGTGATGCGGACATCGCCTCGGAGATCACGGAGTTCACGAAGCTGCAGATCCTGACTCAATCCGGCATGGCAGTCTTGGCGCAGGCCAACCAGACTCCTCAGGCTGTACTACAACTACTCCGGTAGGCTGGATCGGGTACCGTTCGGTAGCGGCCCTGCCCATCTGGGGCGGGGCCGCAGGCTTTGCAGTACGTTTGGCGGCCCTTAGTGTATAATCGCCGCGTTCACGTGGCCGTATCGTGGGGGCGCGTGTGTTCGTTGACGAGGAGAGATTCCGTGGACCGCAGCCGATTGCTCGACCTGAACGAAGTGGTACAGCATCCCGGGCGGAGCGTGGAGTTCGACGTCTTGCTGGACGGGATTGACGAGCCCGAGGTCGCGCTGGCAAGCCCAATCGGCGGGGTCTTACGCGCTCGGTGCGACGGGCGAGTGCTTCTTCTTCAGGGCGACTTCCACACCACCGTTGTAATGGAGTGCGTGCGCTGCACGACCGATGTCGAGATGCCGATGGAATTCGCCGTGGAGGAGTCCTACCCGATTTCCGGCACTCCTGGGGCTTTGTCGCACGCTGGAGCAGCATACGTGGACGATACCGAGGAGCCGTTTCCTCTCTTCGTAGAGAATCGGCTGAAGATCGAGGAGCTGATACGTCAGGTTTTGTTGGTCGAGTTGCCGACACATCCGCTGTGCTCTGCCGGATGCCTCGGTCTGTGCGAACACTGCGGAGCCAACCTGAACGAGAGTCCGTGCAAGTGCGCTTCGGATGCCGACACTCCGGCTTTCCGCGCACTTGCCGAAGAGTGGTCAAAGACTGAACCGGCGTGAACTCACACGCCACGAGGGAACCTTATGCCAAACCCTAAGAGAAAGCATTCGCACGCCCGGTCCGCGAAACGCAGGACCCACTATTCGCTGTCGGCACCCAACCCATCTCCGATCAGTTTCCATTGTGCGCGCGCTGACTGTCCCGAGGTACTTCCGCCTCATACCGCCTGCCCCATCTGCGGTATGTATAGGGGAAGAGCGGTTGCGGTCAAGGAGATTCGCAGCCGCAGCAAAACCTCCAAGCAAACTTCTGAGAGCGCATGAGGCTTGCGATCGATGCGATGGGTGGAGACCATGCCCCTCGCGAGGTCGTTAGCGGGGTCCTGGCAGCGGCGTCCAATGTTGCCGGCGAGTTGATCCTCGTCGGCCAACCGTCCCTAATCCAGGAGCACCTGCCGAGGTCCGTTCCCAGCAACGTGCACATTCACCCGGCGGCCGAGGTTGTCACCATGCACGAGAGCCCGATGGATGCTGTGCGGCGGAAGCGTGACAGCTCGCTTGCCGTTGCGGTGAAGTTGGTGGAGGAGGGCGAGTGTGACGGCGTCGTCTCGGCCGGAAACACGGGCGCAGCCACTGCGCTGGCCAAGCTGCGGTGGAAGAGCATTCCCGGAGTACATCGTCCAGCCATCGCCACACAAATACCGTCCAGCAAAGGCAAGTTCGTTCTGCTGGACAGCGGAGCTACCGTAGACTGCTCCGCTGCCGACCTGCTGGACT
This sequence is a window from Fimbriimonadia bacterium. Protein-coding genes within it:
- the rpmF gene encoding 50S ribosomal protein L32, which produces MPNPKRKHSHARSAKRRTHYSLSAPNPSPISFHCARADCPEVLPPHTACPICGMYRGRAVAVKEIRSRSKTSKQTSESA
- a CDS encoding PEP-CTERM sorting domain-containing protein; translation: MKHVAFLAMLCVCFPSPSRAQDPTVPVLGGPLVYAAGYIDQTLPVASFELNYVLDISPAASFASYSESWAWESEFVASGPNQDVTHRYASLPDSFYTATPTSLTEWEATPWAGWTYLGSMGPLRWMQPSSTQIDIDLGLGDGVNFTYINTLGSDWIGNGTFTIAGTPWLVEGTVRAMTIDVRIGRLAFTPVPEPSMLLAIGSGVLLIACRLRRG
- a CDS encoding DUF177 domain-containing protein, which gives rise to MDRSRLLDLNEVVQHPGRSVEFDVLLDGIDEPEVALASPIGGVLRARCDGRVLLLQGDFHTTVVMECVRCTTDVEMPMEFAVEESYPISGTPGALSHAGAAYVDDTEEPFPLFVENRLKIEELIRQVLLVELPTHPLCSAGCLGLCEHCGANLNESPCKCASDADTPAFRALAEEWSKTEPA